One window of Novosphingobium sp. 9U genomic DNA carries:
- a CDS encoding ABC transporter permease, with the protein MADQPSSAELISPAQIPGARSFPARTFPAMGEPVIHQVNWIGLKTLYMKEVRRFFKVQTQTIWAPAITTMLFLVIFSVALGRGGKEVLGVNFATFVAPGLIVMGMMQNAFANASFSFLSGKIQGTIIDFLMPPLTEGELMLAMTSAAVTRAILVGLALTGAMLLWPDVHLRPAHPWAIVWFGLMGSFFLALLGFLSSIWAEKFDHNAAVTNFVIAPLSLLSGTFYVIDNLAPAFQTISRFNPFFYVISGFRFGFLGVSDIGDTNTAVLHSAIGLGVLNAALALVTYLVLRSGWKLKS; encoded by the coding sequence ATGGCCGATCAACCCTCTTCGGCGGAACTCATTTCGCCCGCCCAGATCCCGGGGGCTCGCAGCTTTCCGGCCCGCACCTTCCCAGCAATGGGAGAGCCCGTGATCCACCAAGTGAACTGGATCGGGCTCAAGACCCTGTATATGAAGGAGGTGCGCCGTTTCTTCAAGGTGCAGACCCAGACCATCTGGGCGCCTGCGATCACGACCATGCTGTTCCTGGTCATCTTCTCTGTGGCGCTGGGCCGCGGCGGCAAGGAAGTGCTCGGCGTCAACTTCGCGACCTTCGTGGCGCCAGGCCTGATCGTCATGGGCATGATGCAGAACGCCTTCGCCAACGCGAGCTTCTCTTTCCTCTCGGGCAAGATCCAGGGCACCATCATCGACTTCCTGATGCCGCCGTTGACAGAGGGCGAGCTGATGCTGGCGATGACCTCGGCGGCGGTGACCCGCGCAATCCTGGTCGGCCTGGCGCTGACCGGCGCGATGCTGCTGTGGCCCGACGTGCACCTGCGGCCCGCGCACCCTTGGGCGATCGTATGGTTCGGCCTGATGGGCTCGTTCTTCCTGGCGCTGCTGGGCTTCCTGTCCTCGATCTGGGCCGAAAAGTTCGATCACAACGCCGCAGTCACCAACTTCGTGATCGCGCCGCTCTCGCTCCTCTCGGGCACCTTCTACGTCATCGACAATCTTGCGCCCGCGTTTCAGACGATCAGCCGCTTCAACCCGTTCTTCTACGTGATCTCCGGCTTTCGCTTCGGCTTCCTGGGCGTGAGCGACATCGGCGACACCAACACCGCCGTACTGCACTCCGCGATCGGCCTGGGTGTGCTCAATGCCGCTTTGGCGCTGGTGACTTACCTGGTGCTGCGCTCCGGTTGGAAGCTGAAGAGCTAA
- a CDS encoding GcrA family cell cycle regulator, whose product MSWTDERIEKLRKMWEGGATASQIADDLGGVSRNAVIGKAHRLGLKARPSPVKPNEKPARPAPVAKRPSPSESRDDEVNETPDRPEPVAAAPVSERPAPTPTPAPASPAAAEPAAEEPVRAPQPRIVSVGPGGFLRQGPGDQQQPIPPAPPRRLVPAKPSAEIAGKTSLLDLNDRICRWPMGHPGEPDFHFCGDKVNPGFPYCVDHCGRAYQAQLPRGARRPPPPLPFGGPRVR is encoded by the coding sequence ATGAGCTGGACGGACGAGCGGATCGAGAAGCTGCGGAAGATGTGGGAGGGCGGTGCGACCGCCAGCCAGATCGCCGACGACCTGGGCGGTGTCAGCCGCAACGCGGTGATCGGCAAGGCGCATCGCCTTGGCCTCAAGGCACGGCCCTCTCCCGTCAAGCCGAACGAGAAGCCGGCTCGCCCTGCTCCGGTGGCCAAGCGCCCGAGCCCGAGTGAGTCGCGCGACGACGAAGTGAACGAGACGCCCGATCGCCCCGAGCCCGTGGCCGCTGCTCCCGTGTCCGAGCGTCCGGCGCCGACGCCCACGCCTGCTCCCGCCAGCCCTGCTGCTGCCGAGCCTGCTGCGGAGGAACCCGTTCGCGCGCCACAGCCGCGGATCGTCTCGGTTGGGCCCGGTGGCTTCTTGCGCCAGGGTCCGGGCGACCAGCAACAGCCGATCCCTCCCGCACCGCCGCGCCGCCTGGTGCCGGCCAAGCCGAGTGCCGAGATCGCCGGCAAGACCAGCCTGCTCGACCTTAACGATCGCATCTGCCGCTGGCCGATGGGGCACCCGGGCGAACCGGACTTCCACTTCTGCGGCGACAAGGTGAACCCTGGGTTCCCGTACTGCGTCGACCACTGCGGCCGTGCGTATCAGGCACAGCTGCCTCGCGGTGCGCGCCGTCCGCCCCCGCCCCTGCCCTTTGGCGGCCCGCGGGTTCGCTGA
- a CDS encoding MFS transporter produces MRSAPALIIAALFLAEMTVTFEASMVYAALPTLTRQFGDPLKVGWLITVHMLIAAATAPVVGRLGDIRGRKRLVLILLALAFVGSVISAVSTHFGVVLVGRALQGLSAVVLPLSIGIVRESLPEDKVPMGIGVLTTALGAGAALGLVAGGVIVDNLDWHALFWASAALLALSVTAIAAFVPDKPGTPTRRPIDWVEGLLPVPAIGLLLYALGATKQAGWFAPQILAMLAVCAVLFAIWARRSLRAEEPFVDLRLFRDRNFAVANLITVLLGMGTMQIVYVFSSYMQSPGWTAVGLGLSATVAGLAKLPSNFLSFFAGPFAGWLIRRAGNRMTVTAGALLAAAGWCAAMLLPNVLGLVIALLCVISFGTTILQAAIPNIVVASVPQERTSEAIGSMQVVRGIAAAVGAQVIAMLLASRTVAAPEGGAHFPAPSSYLLTMAVMAGLTLTGAACAALLQGSKERGLARG; encoded by the coding sequence ATGCGATCCGCACCGGCACTGATCATCGCCGCCTTGTTCTTGGCGGAGATGACCGTCACCTTCGAAGCCTCGATGGTCTATGCCGCGCTGCCGACCTTGACCCGACAGTTCGGCGATCCGCTGAAGGTGGGCTGGCTGATCACCGTGCACATGCTGATCGCCGCCGCTACCGCGCCCGTGGTGGGACGCCTGGGTGACATCCGCGGACGCAAGCGGCTGGTGCTGATCCTGCTGGCGCTGGCGTTTGTGGGCTCGGTGATCAGCGCGGTCAGCACGCATTTCGGCGTGGTGCTTGTCGGCCGGGCGCTGCAGGGGTTGTCCGCCGTAGTGCTGCCGCTCTCGATCGGCATCGTGCGTGAGAGCCTGCCAGAGGACAAGGTGCCGATGGGCATCGGCGTGCTGACCACTGCGCTGGGTGCCGGGGCTGCGCTCGGCCTCGTCGCTGGCGGCGTGATCGTCGACAATCTCGATTGGCATGCACTGTTCTGGGCTAGCGCGGCGCTGCTGGCGCTCTCGGTGACCGCGATCGCCGCCTTCGTGCCGGACAAGCCGGGCACACCCACGCGGCGCCCGATCGACTGGGTGGAGGGGCTGCTGCCGGTGCCCGCCATTGGACTCCTGCTCTACGCGCTGGGCGCGACCAAGCAGGCCGGCTGGTTCGCCCCGCAGATCCTGGCGATGCTGGCGGTCTGCGCGGTGCTCTTCGCGATCTGGGCACGCCGCAGTTTGCGCGCGGAAGAGCCGTTCGTCGACTTGCGCCTGTTCCGCGACCGCAACTTCGCCGTCGCCAATCTCATCACCGTACTGCTCGGCATGGGGACGATGCAGATCGTCTACGTGTTCTCGTCCTACATGCAGTCGCCCGGGTGGACCGCCGTCGGCCTCGGACTCAGCGCCACGGTGGCGGGCCTGGCCAAGTTGCCGTCGAACTTCCTGTCGTTCTTTGCGGGACCGTTCGCCGGCTGGCTGATCCGGCGCGCGGGCAACCGGATGACGGTTACGGCGGGCGCGCTGCTCGCGGCGGCGGGTTGGTGCGCGGCGATGCTGCTGCCCAACGTGCTCGGCCTCGTCATCGCGCTGCTGTGCGTAATTTCGTTCGGCACCACGATCCTGCAAGCCGCGATCCCCAACATCGTCGTCGCTTCCGTGCCGCAGGAGCGCACCAGCGAGGCGATCGGCTCGATGCAGGTCGTGCGCGGCATCGCCGCGGCGGTGGGCGCGCAGGTCATCGCCATGCTGCTGGCGAGCCGGACGGTGGCGGCGCCGGAAGGCGGAGCGCACTTCCCTGCGCCTTCGTCCTACCTGCTCACGATGGCGGTCATGGCAGGGCTGACGCTGACGGGAGCAGCTTGCGCGGCGCTGCTGCAGGGGAGCAAGGAGCGCGGCCTGGCACGAGGCTGA